TAAAACTAATTGCACATTCATTTTGGGCAAAAGATCATAAAGAAAGTGCAGTAAATCAAATTCATATTCAATAAAGAGTTTATTAGTTTAATTGCTTTTCAGTTCACGagcaatgcatttttatatttgagaaaggaaaaaatgctgtatgtttgttttgttctttgatttatttatttccactGATTTTCAAGGAACCAACTATGAGGCTTTCACAATcactaaaaaactaaatttgcTTTTTAGACCTGTAAGATGCTTGCAAATACAGCAACTCTCATTGTTTCAATGCATTGTGAGAAGAGATGCATCACAATTCTTTGCTTTAAAGGAACATTTTGTGTCGCataataattacactgttgagTGGACTGACTACGACAAGTCCCATGATGCTGCGCAATGACTCTGACAGCACACAGCGCAGCCGTGACCAAAACCACTGGAGCACAGAAGTATGAGAAGCTCCCGTTCCATGCATTATTCAGCCCGAACTCGAACAGAAGCGGCGGCAACAGAAATAGTGTGTTTGTTTCCAGCGGGATGGAGTTTGCGATGGTTTCGTGAATAAATGCATCTGCTCGGGTGAGTGTGTGCACGCGCGCTCTTTGTTTAGCTCGCCTTGCGTCGCTAACGGAAGCCTGCGCTCAGCTCTGATTAATCGCGCTGCTTCATTGGGATTCGTAACGACATGCATTTAGTGGACGCGTTGGTGAGCGTCATTTATTGTTGTCGGAATGTATATTAGCCCTCGTGCTAACAGCAtgctatgctaacgttagcataacAAACGGCAGACGGAAAAGCGACAAAGAACCACAGGACAGGTAAAGCGACTCCTGAAGAACCCGGATTAAACCTGCTCTGGGGATGTTTGGCAGTTCTGGATGTTATCCAGATCATAAAGCGTGATTTGATTTGGTGCAAAAGACAAAGATTTATCTGATTCTGGAGATATAACACGACTGATGTTATTATAATTCGGGAGTGTCAGTGATTCATCAGTGTTCGTTTATGCGCTAATAAATCCATTATAACGTTAGCTCTTTAACGTTAATGCAGTCAATTAAACGGGTTGTTCCACGTCATGAGTTTTCGGTTTTACATCAAATACATAAATCACAAAAGGGGTTTAGAAAGTATCCAGACACTAACCTGAAGTACAGCAAATAATAATCCGTGCTATGCTTTGCAAATACTGTAGTACATGTTTATTGTGGTCTATATTAAAATAGTGTGCTGTACGAATCTAGTAATCGTTTATTACTGTGGTagttattaacattaatattagttTTTCTTCTTCAATGCGCAGTAGCTCTTGTCTTGCGTAATGTTTCCGCTGTGGCGCAAATGGCTATGACACTGATTGCATTTATCTAAAGTGATTCACAAATGTTGTTCAAAGTCATGTAGATAATTTAGAGCAACATTAACATAATtttcaggataaaaaaaaaacacatttctaatatttggcatatttattattgaatttattctagtttttagctttttattattaaatattacgtTTTTATTGTTAAAGCAAGTTGGTCAACTTGCTTTGTTTTTAGTGGtgtattttgtataaattttatatacataaaattgGCATGCATGTTTcctgttttgttattttaattattactagtattgttgtttgatattttagcaatatttttattcaatattttgttaAAGATTGGtcaaattgcattttttaatgGTGGCTTGTATGTTTCCGCTCTCAGTTGATATGGAAGAGCCTCCCAGCGACTCCCAGGATGGTTTACAGCCTCAGGATCTGTCCTCCGCCTGCAGCCTTCCCAACATCTTCGATCTGACGCGGAACGCCGAGGAATGCCTTCTGAAAGCCAACCCCATCGACGCCTTGCATGTCGTCCAGACGCCCGGCTGGTTTGTCAATCCTGGGACCAGCAATGGGATATTGCTTCCCGAAACTGACTCTGAATCGCTTCCGCTTCCCACGGACCAGATCCAACCGGATAATGCGTTTTCCAACACGACCGTCACGCTCTCCTACGTGAGCCGGTCGCACGTCTTCTCCGAGCATTCCCCGATCGTTCCTTCCTTGAGCAAAGCGTTTGCGCTGCATCCCGCCGCTTATGATGGCGGGCAGCTGGTGACGGATGCGGGAGATGCTGCGCTTTCGGTGGACCAACACTGTCTCCAGCAGGTGTCTGTACCGGTCGGACTGACGGCCTGCGATCAGTTCGGCTTCATGTCACCGGCTCAGGTCGTGGAAAACGTGGCGGCATTCTGCTACCTTCAGCAACCTCCGGATATGCAAGATGTGGAAAACCTGGCTTTGGAAACGCTCAAATCTTTACAAGCCGATCCCAGCGAGTGCAGGTTTCCCATCAGCATTGATGAGCTTCAGAATGGAGCGGCGAATGGCCTTTGGAACGTCGGACCCTTCGAGGGAGGATATCCGGAGGATAACGGTGCGAACGCAGAAGGTTTGCACCGGAACGCCAATCCGGAGCTCGTCTTTCTCATCTCCAGATCCGAGGAGCCGGTGGTTTTACCGAACGACGGCTTCGCCATTGCGTTAAACCAAGACTTCATTAATCCGTTACATCCTCAGTCTCCGTCGGCAGAGCAAACAGAGGATGTTTTTGTGAGTTCTCCGAGTGGAGCAAAGCAAGAAGAGGAGTTTTATTCTACAATGCCAGAAGCAGCTGAGACCGAAACGACAGAAACACCAACAGGGAAAACTGACAGAACGTGCAACACCGAGTCTGTGCATGTCAACGATGCATCTGCAGAACAAACCGACACCGATGCATTCAAAACAAGCAACGATTTGCCGTCTAGCAGCAGTCCGCTCTTGCTTGAGAGGAAAAGACTGCCTCCGAGAGCTAGACGGGGTGTAAGAATGGAAGCCATCGTTCAAGACATCCATCCCGTCAGGAGTCGCGTGTGTAAAAGAAAAGTTCAGAAGAGCAAGTCCAAGAAAAAGGTGCTGGAAAAGATGCGCGAtgcaaagaagaaaaagactGAAGAAACCGACGTCAGACGTTCCAGCAGACGTAAAGCCACACAATCTACCTCAACTTCTGCAAAGATGTTAGATGCATTTGTAAAACGCACAAAGAAAAAATCCTCCGAAGGGATAGGAAGCCCTCAACCTGGACCAGTCAAGCATCAAAAACCAATGCCGGCTCAACAAGTCCTGAAGAAATCTGCCAAACGgaagagaaagaaacacacagTCGGCCACGCGTCATTTTTCTCACCGCAGGAACCTGAAATCAAACTCAAATGTCTGAGTTACAAGGAGAAGAAGGATGTGCGGGATGAGACCTTCGCACCTTACGTGCGCATGCAGAGCAAAGACTTCCCCGTCTGTACGGTGGTCAACTATCCCGAGGACAGCGTCCGGATCACGCAGGGAAAGCGGCAGGTGTGTGCCGGGTTTGCGTCCGGTGAGATGCCCGTGACGCCTGGACTGCAGTACGGTCGGGTCTGTGTGGATGTCACACAGCGGGATGTTCTGGTCTGCTGTCTCTGCGGCGGCTCGGCCAATGCCATGGACCTCGGAGACTTGCATGGGCCGTATTACCCCGAAGGCTTCAAAACGGCTTCTAAAGCGGTTTGCAATCCTCAGGAAGAGGATAATAGTGACTCGGACTCGTCTGTTCGAGGGAAACGCCTGGAGTCTCTTTGGACCAGCGATAGCGAGTCGTCCAACAGGCCTTCATCGAAGAGAGCCAGGATGGACGGTGACACCGATTGGTT
Above is a window of Carassius gibelio isolate Cgi1373 ecotype wild population from Czech Republic chromosome B12, carGib1.2-hapl.c, whole genome shotgun sequence DNA encoding:
- the si:dkey-94l16.4 gene encoding uncharacterized protein si:dkey-94l16.4 encodes the protein MEEPPSDSQDGLQPQDLSSACSLPNIFDLTRNAEECLLKANPIDALHVVQTPGWFVNPGTSNGILLPETDSESLPLPTDQIQPDNAFSNTTVTLSYVSRSHVFSEHSPIVPSLSKAFALHPAAYDGGQLVTDAGDAALSVDQHCLQQVSVPVGLTACDQFGFMSPAQVVENVAAFCYLQQPPDMQDVENLALETLKSLQADPSECRFPISIDELQNGAANGLWNVGPFEGGYPEDNGANAEGLHRNANPELVFLISRSEEPVVLPNDGFAIALNQDFINPLHPQSPSAEQTEDVFVSSPSGAKQEEEFYSTMPEAAETETTETPTGKTDRTCNTESVHVNDASAEQTDTDAFKTSNDLPSSSSPLLLERKRLPPRARRGVRMEAIVQDIHPVRSRVCKRKVQKSKSKKKVLEKMRDAKKKKTEETDVRRSSRRKATQSTSTSAKMLDAFVKRTKKKSSEGIGSPQPGPVKHQKPMPAQQVLKKSAKRKRKKHTVGHASFFSPQEPEIKLKCLSYKEKKDVRDETFAPYVRMQSKDFPVCTVVNYPEDSVRITQGKRQVCAGFASGEMPVTPGLQYGRVCVDVTQRDVLVCCLCGGSANAMDLGDLHGPYYPEGFKTASKAVCNPQEEDNSDSDSSVRGKRLESLWTSDSESSNRPSSKRARMDGDTDWFSPPVVPLDANEHWLHEDCVIWSASVFLVRGKLYGLENAVRLAKASVCSTCQRRGATLGCVFKGCPNKYHYTCALRSGCVLKEDNFSMKCRKHKNKSMKGSSDRQINR